One genomic segment of Stigmatopora argus isolate UIUO_Sarg chromosome 1, RoL_Sarg_1.0, whole genome shotgun sequence includes these proteins:
- the mrps25 gene encoding small ribosomal subunit protein mS25 gives MPMKGRFPIRRTLQYLQQGDIILKKRVKIMTVNYNTFGALSDGARKFVFFNIPQIQYKNPWVQIMMFKNMTPSPFLRFYLDDGEQVLVDVEGKDRKSISGHVKTILGKSQAVLEEEERAKMQASNPANFGPKKYCLRECICEVDGQVPCPGNVPLPKEMTGKYRAQMLAQKE, from the exons ATGCCTATGAAAGGTAGATTCCCGATCAGGAGGACGTTGCAGTATCTCCAGCAAGGCGACATCATCTTGAAGAAGCGTGTGAAGATTATGACGGTTAATTACAACACATTTGGAGCACTCAGCGACGGCGCGAG aAAATTTGTCTTCTTCAATATTCCTCAAATTCAATACAAAAACCCGTGGGTCCAAATAATGATGTTCAAAAACATGACGCCGTCGCCCTTCTTGAGATTCTACTTGG ACGACGGTGAACAGGTTCTGGTGGATGTGGAAGGCAAAGACCGCAAATCCATTTCAGGACACGTAAAGACCATTTTAGGAAAATCCCA GGCGGTGTTGGAGGAGGAAGAGCGGGCCAAAATGCAGGCTTCGAACCCTGCCAATTTTGGACCCAAAAAGTACTGCTTAAGAGAGTGTATCTGCGAGGTGGACGGCCAGGTGCCCTGTCCGGGGAACGTGCCTCTGCCCAAAGAGATGACGGGCAAATATCGTGCTCAGATGttggcacagaaagagtga